The segment GCAGTTCCGGGCCTTGAAGTCGCTGGCGCGCGTCCTCGCCGCGCGAGGGATCGGAGCGGGGCCGTGACCCGAAACCTGGCACGCGGACGGCTCGTTGTCATACTTGCAGGGCGCGTTCGCGCCGCAGCCGACGATGAGCGAGACCACCCCCACACCAGACCGCGACACCAAGCCGGCCGGCGGGGCCGGCTGGCTCCAGCGTCTCTACCGGGTCCCGGTCCTGGGGGCGCTCGTGTACCTGCTGTTCCCGCCGAAGGTGTCGAACCCGTCGGTCGGGAGGCGGGTGCTGTCCTGGAGCTCGGGCCTGGCCGCGGTTATCGGCCTGGGGATGGTCGCCTACCCCTACGCCGGGCACCGGTACCCCTTCTTCCTCCGCGTGCCGGTGGAGAAGGCCATCGAGTGGTCGAACTTCCTCAGCGACATGCAGACGAACAAGATCCAGCGCGACCTCGACACCAGGTGGGCTCAGGCCATGGCCTCCCAGAAGACGCTGCTGGGCGAGGGCGACCCGCTCACGAGGATCCAGATCCCGAGGATCAAGCTCGACATGCTCGTGGTCGAGGGCACCTCGGAGTCGGCGCTGAAGGCGGGCGCCGGCCACTACCCCCACACACCCCTGCCCGGGCAGAGGGGCAACGTCTCGAT is part of the Actinomycetota bacterium genome and harbors:
- a CDS encoding class E sortase; translated protein: MSYLQGAFAPQPTMSETTPTPDRDTKPAGGAGWLQRLYRVPVLGALVYLLFPPKVSNPSVGRRVLSWSSGLAAVIGLGMVAYPYAGHRYPFFLRVPVEKAIEWSNFLSDMQTNKIQRDLDTRWAQAMASQKTLLGEGDPLTRIQIPRIKLDMLVVEGTSESALKAGAGHYPHTPLPGQRGNVSIAGHRTTYGRPFNRVDELRVGDVIRLHTPKGVHVYRVERDPWVTHPRDWSVVGPTEEAVLTLTTCHPKGSARQRLIVRARLVKSEPVRQAI